The genomic stretch CCGGACCCGGGGGCTGCTGTCGTGGATCCGCGAGGTCGGCGCCGACGACGACGCCCGGATGACCGGCGACGACCTCGTGCACCTCGACTTCCACGCCGGCAACGTGCTGGTCGACGAGACCGGCGCGATCAGCGGCATCGTCGACTGGGACGGCATCGGCCGGGGCGACCGGAGGTTCGACCTGGTGACGTTGCGGTTCGGTGTCGCGTCCCGGAACGGCGACCCGGACGCCGCGCGCTGGCTGGACGACGTGATCGACCGGACCATCGAGCCCGCGACCCTGCGCCTCTACTGGGCGTCGATGAGCCTGCGCATGGTCGACTGGGTGATCCGGCACTACTCCGCCGCCGAGGTCGACCTCATGCTCGACTTCGCCGGCACCCGCATCGACTGAGGCAGGAAGGCGGACGATGACCCACGCTGTCGAGCCGTACACCCCCGCGACTTCGTTCAGGTCTACGGAAGGTCGATGCCGCGCAGGGTGCCGTCCTGGTCGCCGGTGACGAGTACGCCGTCCACGAGCACGGGTGTGCTGAAGGTGTTGGCGGGTCCGAGTTGGCGGCGGTGCCGCACGGTCCCGTCGGCGAGGTCGACGCAGGCCAGCAACCCGGTCACCGCGACGTTCCACATCAGGCCGTCGACGACGACCGGCCCGGCGTTCAGCGCCCGGGCACCGATCTCGGCCTTCCACACCGGCGTCCCCGTCGCCGGGTCGACCAGCTGCACCCGGCCCCACTCGTCGATCAGCACCACGCCGCGCTCGGTGACCGGCGAGGGGGAGTAGACGTAGCTGCCCGGCACGCTCCACCGCCGCTCGCCCGACGCGCGGTCGAGTGCGGCGGCCGAGGACACGGTGGACACCAGGACCCCGCCGCCGGGCAGCAGTTCGACCGTGTCGTCCCACGGCCCGTAGAGCAGACGGCCGTAGGAGTCCTGCCGGGTGGTGGTGTCGTAGGACCACGCCTGGGTCCCGGTCGCGGCGTCGAAGGCGTACGCACGGCCGTCCCCGCCGCCGACGTAGACGCGCTCGCCGTCGCAGGCCGCGCGGCCGGCGAAGAAGCCGTGCAGGTCGGCCTTCCAGCGTTGCTCGCCGGTCTCGGCGTGCACGGCGTACAACGTCGTGCCGGCGGAGAAGACCACGGTCGCGACGTCTCCCACCGACGTCACCAGGGGCGAGCTGAGCACTGGGTCGGGCACGCCGAAGCGCCAGCGCACGCTGCCGTCCGCCGTGTCCAGGGCGTACAGGTGATGGTCGGCGGACGGCACCAGGACGGTGCCGCCGTCCGCGGTGAACGCCGGACCCCGGTGGACCGCGCCGACGGTGCTCCGCCAGGCCACCTCGCGACCCGCGCGGGTGGGACGGAACGCCTCGACCGCGCCGCTGGTGGTCGCGGCCACGACCAGGCCGTCATGCTCGGCCAGCGCGCCCTGGATGCTGCCGGGTAGCCGCGCCTGCCACCGGTCGCGGGGTGCGTCGCCGTCGGCGGGGACGGTGAACGGCCGGGTCGCGTCCCAGCGGGCACCGCCGGCACCGAGCACCCTTACCTGCAGCCGGTGCACGCCGGCGGCCAGCGCGGCCACGTCGACCGAGCCGGACCAGCCGCCGCGGCTGCGGGTCAGGTCGGCCCAGGTGCCGGCCGAGCCACCGCCGAAGATCTCCTGCGGATAGACCTGTGCCTGGGTGCCCGTCGAGCCGGTCGAGGGCACCCGGACGTCGACCCGCACCCGGCCGCCGGAGGGCGCGCCGACGTCGATGCGTACCGGCCGGAGCTGCCGGGTGGCGCGGTCCTCCTCCAGCGGGATCGTGGTGAGGTCGCGCCGGGTCTCGGTGCCGTCGGCGGCGACGGCCACGGCGGAGACCTTCAGCACGGTGTGCCCGGCCTCGGCCACCCGGTCGACCCAGTAGTAGTAGGCGCCGTTCTTCACCGCGTTGGCCGCGACCTGGGTCAGGCCGTTGGTGCGTACGACCTGCTCGCGGTGGATGTGCCCGGCGAAGATCGCCCGCACCGGCAGGTCGGCCACCGTCTCGAAGAACGCGTCCTGGTCGTTGACGTAGTAGTGCTCACCACCCATCGGGTAGTGCAGGAAGAGCACACTCGGCCCGGCCGCGGCCAGGTCGTCGGCGAGCCGGCGCAGGCCGTCGCGACCGAAGTGGCCCGGCTCCTGCAGCAGCTGCGTCGGGTCCAGGCCGACGACGTGCAGCCCGCCGACGTCGAAGGAGTACGGCGCCGGACCGAACAGCCGGTGGTAGAGCTCGCGGCCGTGCACGTCCCAGCGCACCTCGTGGTTGCCGGGCACGTGGTGGAGCCGGTCGCGCAGCCCCGCCGGGATCGTGGACAAGTAGGCCTCGAACTCGTCGTCGGCGCCGTAGTCGGTGATGTCGCCGCAGTTGAGGACGAACGTCGGGTCGGCCGCCTCGACGGAGGCGAAGGTGCGGCGCAGGGTG from Actinopolymorpha sp. NPDC004070 encodes the following:
- a CDS encoding PQQ-binding-like beta-propeller repeat protein, coding for MSPRPDLVVRASLAPALRRRRFLTMAGALGGAAAGWGGLGASGTAWAAASGAGVTGPAASGAGAAAGSGAPLSFAVLTDTHANVDATAGLATLRRTFASVEAADPTFVLNCGDITDYGADDEFEAYLSTIPAGLRDRLHHVPGNHEVRWDVHGRELYHRLFGPAPYSFDVGGLHVVGLDPTQLLQEPGHFGRDGLRRLADDLAAAGPSVLFLHYPMGGEHYYVNDQDAFFETVADLPVRAIFAGHIHREQVVRTNGLTQVAANAVKNGAYYYWVDRVAEAGHTVLKVSAVAVAADGTETRRDLTTIPLEEDRATRQLRPVRIDVGAPSGGRVRVDVRVPSTGSTGTQAQVYPQEIFGGGSAGTWADLTRSRGGWSGSVDVAALAAGVHRLQVRVLGAGGARWDATRPFTVPADGDAPRDRWQARLPGSIQGALAEHDGLVVAATTSGAVEAFRPTRAGREVAWRSTVGAVHRGPAFTADGGTVLVPSADHHLYALDTADGSVRWRFGVPDPVLSSPLVTSVGDVATVVFSAGTTLYAVHAETGEQRWKADLHGFFAGRAACDGERVYVGGGDGRAYAFDAATGTQAWSYDTTTRQDSYGRLLYGPWDDTVELLPGGGVLVSTVSSAAALDRASGERRWSVPGSYVYSPSPVTERGVVLIDEWGRVQLVDPATGTPVWKAEIGARALNAGPVVVDGLMWNVAVTGLLACVDLADGTVRHRRQLGPANTFSTPVLVDGVLVTGDQDGTLRGIDLP